The genomic window GTGAATGCTCAACACATTAAGGCTGTCCCCGGGCGTAAAACGGATGTGAAAGATGCCGAATGGATAGCCAAATTACTTCGTCACGGTTTACTTAAAGCTAGTTTTATTCCTGATCGAAACCAGCGAGAATTACGTGAACTTGTTCGTTATCGTCGAAGTATTATTGAAGAGCGTGCCAGACAATATAATCGGATTCAAAAAGTGTTAGAAGGAGCTAATATCAAACTTGGTTCTGTTGTTTCTGACATTATGGGAGTTTCTGCTCGTGATATGCTTCGATCCATATCCGAAGGAAATGATGATCTCGAAGAGTTAACAACCTTTGCGAGAGGAGTAATGAAGAAGAAAAAGGATGAATTGAAACTCGCACTTCAAGGGTATGTTCAAGAACACCAACGGTTCATGATAAAAACGATTCTAGATCATATCGATTTCCTGACGGATCAAATCGATAAACTAGATAAAGAGATAGCGAAAAGGATGGAAGACTCTCAAGAAGATATAGACCGTTTAGATTCCATTCCTGGTATTGGGAGAAAAATGGCGGAACAAATGCTTGCAGAGCTTGGTACAAATATAAAGGAGCAATTTCCTACTGCACCTCAAATGTGTTCATGGGCTGGATTAGTTCCTGGAAATAACCAAAGTGCTGGAAAACGTAAATCATCTAAAACGTTGAATGGAAACAAGTATCTTAAATCAGCACTGATTGAAGCAGCTCATTCTGTTCGAGGATCCAAAAACTACCTTGGTGCACTTTACCGGCGAACAGCTTCACGTAAAGGTAAAAAGCGTGCAGGAATCGTTGTAGCTCATGCGATATTACGAATCTCCTATTATCTCTTAACACGAAAAGAAATGTATGTAGATTTAGGAGAAGATTACTTCGACAAACAAAGACAACAATCCGTTGTTAAGCATTCACTACGAAGATTAGAGAGTTTAGGTTACACAGTGACAATTGTGGAACCAAAAGTGTCTTAAAATTATTCTCCAACTTCATTAGATCTTAGAATGTGGCGCTCTCCTCAAAAAAACGAATGAGCTGCGTCTACCTTAGTATTGCCATTTTTCCATATATTAGAACCTTATTTTCATGGTAGGAGTCTCCGTATTCTGCCTACGCTAAGTTACTATATTCTAATTAAGTAAAATTTGTAGCCGGAAAAAAACAGATGATTAAATACTTGAAATAATTGGGGAAACCTTGTACAAAATCATTAGTCTGATAACATGAATCTCTAACTTAATAAGATTTCAATTTACTTATAATTATTAAAGAATAATTTTATACATTCGGAAAACTATTCTATGTCAGCTACTTACGGCATGTTGATTGTAGTGGAGGGCTAGTCGACTCCTGTGGAAACAGCACGAGGTGAAGACCCCACAGTGAGCGATTTTTGCGAGCGAGGAGGCTGAGACCGTGCCCACGGAAAGCGACTGCCCGCAGCGGAAATCAACATCGCGTGTATATCGAGCAGTTATTAAACGGATGGTTTTTCGTTTAACTTTTTATGTCGCATTTTATATCAACTTTCTATAACTACTAGTAAGACTTGCCTCACCCTAGCAGGATAGGTCAATTATTAATTTACGAAGACTAAAGGATGTTTTTAGTCTGTAATCCATCATTGCGGGTGCTTTGGCATTTATCTTTTTTTTATAGCATCGTTACGTTACAATAAAAGCAACGACAATCGGAAGAAAGACGTGAAATCATGAAATGTATAGTAGGGCTCGGAAATCCGGGAAAACGATTTGCTGATACACGCCATAACATAGGATTTATGGTCGTGGATGAGCTTATAAAACGACATCAATTATCATTGGATAAAAAGAAATTCCATGGGCAATATACGACCCATGTCATAGAAGGGGAAAAAATCATCTTCCTCGAACCATTAACATATATGAACCTATCGGGCGAATCTGTCCGTCCATTAATCGACTTTTATAACATCGAACCGGAAGATATAGTGGTTATCTATGATGATTTAGATTTACCGAATGGCAAGATTCGTTTAAGACAAAAAGGCAGCCATGGAGGTCATAATGGCATTCGCTCTATTATTGACCATTTAGGGACAAAAGAATTCAAGCGTATTCGTGTTGGGATTGGAAGACCAACTACACCTCAACCGGTTCCTAATTTTGTTACAGAACCTTTTTCAAAAGAGGAATGGGTGCTGGCAAGCGAGGGCATCGAAAAAGCAGCAGATGCTTGTGAAGCATGGTTTACCAAACCCTTTGAACAAGTCATGAATGAATTTAATTAAAACCGCATACATTGAAAGAACCTAAGGAGTTCAACGACTGACCTGATAAGGATGAAAAGTATAGAAAAAAACCTTTTCGGACAAACTGATAAAAGAATTAAGTTTCGTTCGAGGAGGAAATACATTGTCTTTGATTTATACATGTAATCATTGCGGAAATAACGTAGGAGAATTACATCAAAAAGTAGTCGATACGCAATCCTTAGGATGGCACGAACTATCGGAACAGGAAAAACGGGAAATGATCCAGTATCAGGATAATGGAGATATCCATGTCAAGACAATCTGTGAAAACTGCCAAGAATCGTTAGACCATAATCCTCACTATCATGAATTAGACTATTTTATCCAATAAATAAGTAGCATTAAGCTTTGGGTTATGACCAAAGCATTTTTGCACTTTCAGAGTTTATATCCTGACAGTGAAAAAGTCTATTTGACTTAGGGTAAAATCAACTAGGTCTCACCAAGTTTTCTATTATTGGATTGGACACAACAAGAACCTTCATGGATTATAATCTAAATCCAGTAAGATCATCCGGGTAAAATGTTCCACTCAACTTAGCAAGAGGTTGTACGTCAGGGGGAAACATAAAAAATGCAAGGCATAAAAGACTACTTAAAATCAAAAGAAGATATAGATTCCATTATAACGGGGGTCTCTAGTGGCTTATCCGAACAGCTTGTTTCAGGCTTATCGGGTTCTGCCAGAGGGACGCTCGCATCTTTAATTAGTGAATCTTTGAACAAACCAATCTTATTAGTGACGCATCAATTGATGCAGGCACAGCAGCTTTATGAGGATCTAAGTGAAATCTCTTCCAAATCAAATGTATTTTTGTATCCAGTGAATGAATTAATGGCTTCCGAGATTGCCATTGCAAGTCCAGAGCTTAGAAGTCAGCGGATTGACGCTTTGACTCAATGGTTAAGCCAAGACGCGGGTATTTTAATCGCCCCTGTGGCAGCGCTAAAAAGAATTCTACCACCTGCGTCTTATTGGAAAAACCACCAAATTTCATTAGAAGTAGGAAAAGATATCGACTTAGAAGGTTCCGTACAAACACTTGTAGAGATGGGCTATGAAAGAGTGGGGATGGTGTCTACCCCAGGAGAATTTAGTATTCGTGGTGGAATTATGGACATTTATTCCTTAACGGAGGAAAACCCAATTCGGGTTGAGCTATTTGATACTGAGATCGATTCCATTCGTTATTTCGATTCGGAGTCCCAACGCTCTCTTGAGAAGCTATCGGTGGCAACAATTGCTCCAGCAACGGAGATGCTTTTAACCGAACAGGATATTGCATCAGGTGCGGATAAGCTGGAAGAGGCTCTGGCCTATTCCTTAAAAAAACTGACGAAGAAGGAAGAGAAAGAGAAGCTCTCTACCTTTATTAGTCATGACATCGACCGAATGCGTGAACAAGAGCGATTCCAAGAGATGTACAAGTATGTCCATTTTCTCTATGAAGAGCCTGCTAGTTTATTAGATTATCTTCCGAAAGACGGACTGCTTATCTTGGATGAAATGAGCCGCATTCAAGAAACGGCAACGCGTCTAGACCAAGAGGAAGCAGAATGGATGAATGGTCTCCTTACCAGCCAACATATGGTCCGTGATAACAAGATATCCTTTGACTGGGTAGATGTTTGGTCCAAAATGGAACAGCCTCGACTCTATTTATCCGTCTTCTTACGCCATATTCCGAATACCAATCCACAAAACATCGTGAATATTTCTTGTCGGTCTATGCAGCAGTTCCATGGGCAAATGAATTTGCTTCAAAATGAAGTAAACCGCTGGATGAAGGGCAACTTTTCGGTCCTTATTTTTGCTCCAAACGGAAAGCGTGCGGAAAAGATTCAATCCGTACTTGCGGATTACGATATGGAGGCGGATATTGCATCGGAAAATGTCACGTTGCCGGTAACAAAACCTACTATCATTCAAGCTCAGATTAGTAGTGGGTATGAGCTTCCAATCCACCGACTTGCCATTTTGACAGAAAGTGAATTGTTCAAGCAAAGAACCGTTCGACCGAAGCGTAAGCAAAAAATCTCCAATGCGGAGCGAATTAAGAGCTACCAGGAGTTAAAGGTCGGCGACTATGTTGTTCATGCAAACCACGGGATTGGGAAATATTTAGGGATAGAAACTTTGGAAGTAAATGGACTTCATAAAGATTTTATGCTCGTGAAATATTCGGGAGATGACAAGCTATTTGTACCGATTGATCAAATCGATTTGGTGCAAAAGTACGTTGGTTCCGAAGGGAAAGAACCGAAACTTTATAAGCTTGGTGGATCCGAATGGAAAAAGGTTAAAAGTAAAGTTCAGTCAACAGTGGAAGATATTGCGGATGACTTGATTAAGCTTTATGCCGAGCGTGAAGCGACAGTGGGCTATGCATTTTCAGAGGATACACTTATGCAGCGTGAATTTGAAGATGCTTTCGCTTATCAAGAAACAGAGGACCAAATTCGATGTATAGAAGAAATAAAAAAAGATATGGAACGCTCGCGACCGATGGACCGTTTGCTATGTGGCGACGTTGGCTACGGAAAAACGGAGGTTGCCATTCGTGCTGCTTTCAAAGCGATTACAGATGGAAAACAGGTAGCAATTCTAGTTCCAACTACGATTCTAGCGCAGCAGCATTATGAAACCATTATAGAAAGATTTCAGGACTATCCGATTAATGTTGGTTTATTGAGTCGTTTCCGTACACGAAAGCAACAAAAGCAAACGTTAGAGGATTTAAAAAAAGGGTTAGTAGATATCGTAATCGGAACACACCGTTTACTTTCCAAAGATGTGGAGTATAAAAACATCGGATTGCTTATCGTGGATGAAGAGCAACGATTTGGAGTCAAGCATAAGGAAAAAATTAAACAGCTCAAAACCAATGTAGATGTTTTGACTTTAACGGCAACACCGATTCCAAGAACATTGCATATGTCGATGCTGGGAGTTAGAGATCTATCCGTAATCGAAACACCTCCAGAAAACCGATTTCCGATTCAGACTTATGTGTTAGAGTACAATCCTGTATTTCTTCGAGAGGCCATTGAACGGGAAATGGCACGGGGAGGTCAAGTATTTTTCTTATATAACCGAGTGGATAACATTGAACGAATGGCAGAAGAAATATCAGCTCTTGTAGAGGATGCTAGAGTCACATTTGCACACGGCCAGATGAATGAATCCGAGCTGGAAAACGTCATGTTTTCTTTCTTAGAAGGGGAATATGATGTGCTAGTGAGTACGACTATTATAGAAACAGGGGTGGACATTCCGAATGTGAATACCCTCATTGTCTATGATGCCGATCGAATGGGGCTTAGTCAGCTTTATCAGCTAAGAGGACGTGTAGGTCGTTCCAACCGAGTCGCCTATGCTTATTTCACGTACCAACCAGATAAAGTGTTAACGGAAGTTGCAGAGAAAAGGTTAGAAGCAATCAAGGAGTTTACGGAATTAGGCTCTGGATTTAAGATTGCCATGCGTGATTTATCTATACGAGGAGCCGGAAACTTATTAGGTGCTCAACAGCACGGTTTCATTGATTCCGTTGGGTTTGATATGTATTCGCAAATGCTGAAGGATGCTATCGAAGCCCGCAAAGAAGGAAAAACACAAGCGCAGTTGAAGCCTTTTGAAGTGGAGCTTGACCTTGATTTAGATGCCTATATTCCAGAAACATATATTAGTGATGAAAAACAAAAAATAGATATGTATAAACGGTTCCAAGCAGCGGAAACGCAAGAGGATATCCATGATATTCGAGATGAGATGATTGATCGATTTGGAGATTATCCAAATGAGGTTGAAAATCTGTTTCATGTCACTTCTCTAAAAGCTCATGCTAAAAAACAAAGAGTGGAATCGATTAGTGAAAAGAAACAGAAACTGGAGCTATTAGTAGAAGAGGATGCTAGTCAATCCATCGACGGAGCAAAGTTATTTGAGTATGCCAATAAATATGGCAGAATGGTTCAGCTAGGTACGGATAATCGAAAACTAAAGGTCGTTTTCCAATGGGATAAAAAGTCCTATCTCAACCGTTACGATATTACGGAAGAATTTATTGCTGAACTGCAAAACATGAGGCGAGAGGAAGCTTTGTCCAACTAGAAGTGGATGAAAAATGTAGCAAAAATGTATAGTTCTCACGAGGTAACCCATACTAGAAACACAACTGGTTATTTCTTCTTCCCTTTTATGAACGTGGAAGGACTGCCAGACAGAAAGATCATCAAAGAAAGTGAGGCTACACAGATTATGAAAGCAACAGGAATTGTACGTCGAATTGATGATTTGGGTAGAGTAGTTATCCCGAAAGAAATAAGAAGAACCCTACGCATCCGAGAAGGAGATCCATTAGAAATTTTTGTAGACAGAGAAGGGGAAGTTATTTTAAAGAAATACTCTCCAATTAGTGAACTAGGTGACTTTGCGAAGGAATATGCGGACGCATTATTTGATTCGCTCGGTTCACCAGTTCTTATATGTGATCGTGATGAATTTATTGCCGTTTCAGGCGAATCTAAGAAAGAATACTTAGGTAAAAGCATAGGTAAAATCATGGAAAAGGCGATGGATGAC from Radiobacillus kanasensis includes these protein-coding regions:
- a CDS encoding IS110 family RNA-guided transposase, encoding MDVIIENACGMDVHKDTITACAITTEGKEIETFSTKTIYLIELVDWVKKHKCTHVAMESTSVYWKPIVNLLEAEDIEYLVVNAQHIKAVPGRKTDVKDAEWIAKLLRHGLLKASFIPDRNQRELRELVRYRRSIIEERARQYNRIQKVLEGANIKLGSVVSDIMGVSARDMLRSISEGNDDLEELTTFARGVMKKKKDELKLALQGYVQEHQRFMIKTILDHIDFLTDQIDKLDKEIAKRMEDSQEDIDRLDSIPGIGRKMAEQMLAELGTNIKEQFPTAPQMCSWAGLVPGNNQSAGKRKSSKTLNGNKYLKSALIEAAHSVRGSKNYLGALYRRTASRKGKKRAGIVVAHAILRISYYLLTRKEMYVDLGEDYFDKQRQQSVVKHSLRRLESLGYTVTIVEPKVS
- the spoVT gene encoding stage V sporulation protein T yields the protein MKATGIVRRIDDLGRVVIPKEIRRTLRIREGDPLEIFVDREGEVILKKYSPISELGDFAKEYADALFDSLGSPVLICDRDEFIAVSGESKKEYLGKSIGKIMEKAMDDRSIITESDESMLEIVDGNEEKIGSYVVSPIVANGDPIGCVMILSKDDKKLSAVEHKAVETAASFLARQME
- a CDS encoding anti-sigma-F factor Fin family protein gives rise to the protein MSLIYTCNHCGNNVGELHQKVVDTQSLGWHELSEQEKREMIQYQDNGDIHVKTICENCQESLDHNPHYHELDYFIQ
- the pth gene encoding aminoacyl-tRNA hydrolase, giving the protein MKCIVGLGNPGKRFADTRHNIGFMVVDELIKRHQLSLDKKKFHGQYTTHVIEGEKIIFLEPLTYMNLSGESVRPLIDFYNIEPEDIVVIYDDLDLPNGKIRLRQKGSHGGHNGIRSIIDHLGTKEFKRIRVGIGRPTTPQPVPNFVTEPFSKEEWVLASEGIEKAADACEAWFTKPFEQVMNEFN
- the mfd gene encoding transcription-repair coupling factor; this translates as MQGIKDYLKSKEDIDSIITGVSSGLSEQLVSGLSGSARGTLASLISESLNKPILLVTHQLMQAQQLYEDLSEISSKSNVFLYPVNELMASEIAIASPELRSQRIDALTQWLSQDAGILIAPVAALKRILPPASYWKNHQISLEVGKDIDLEGSVQTLVEMGYERVGMVSTPGEFSIRGGIMDIYSLTEENPIRVELFDTEIDSIRYFDSESQRSLEKLSVATIAPATEMLLTEQDIASGADKLEEALAYSLKKLTKKEEKEKLSTFISHDIDRMREQERFQEMYKYVHFLYEEPASLLDYLPKDGLLILDEMSRIQETATRLDQEEAEWMNGLLTSQHMVRDNKISFDWVDVWSKMEQPRLYLSVFLRHIPNTNPQNIVNISCRSMQQFHGQMNLLQNEVNRWMKGNFSVLIFAPNGKRAEKIQSVLADYDMEADIASENVTLPVTKPTIIQAQISSGYELPIHRLAILTESELFKQRTVRPKRKQKISNAERIKSYQELKVGDYVVHANHGIGKYLGIETLEVNGLHKDFMLVKYSGDDKLFVPIDQIDLVQKYVGSEGKEPKLYKLGGSEWKKVKSKVQSTVEDIADDLIKLYAEREATVGYAFSEDTLMQREFEDAFAYQETEDQIRCIEEIKKDMERSRPMDRLLCGDVGYGKTEVAIRAAFKAITDGKQVAILVPTTILAQQHYETIIERFQDYPINVGLLSRFRTRKQQKQTLEDLKKGLVDIVIGTHRLLSKDVEYKNIGLLIVDEEQRFGVKHKEKIKQLKTNVDVLTLTATPIPRTLHMSMLGVRDLSVIETPPENRFPIQTYVLEYNPVFLREAIEREMARGGQVFFLYNRVDNIERMAEEISALVEDARVTFAHGQMNESELENVMFSFLEGEYDVLVSTTIIETGVDIPNVNTLIVYDADRMGLSQLYQLRGRVGRSNRVAYAYFTYQPDKVLTEVAEKRLEAIKEFTELGSGFKIAMRDLSIRGAGNLLGAQQHGFIDSVGFDMYSQMLKDAIEARKEGKTQAQLKPFEVELDLDLDAYIPETYISDEKQKIDMYKRFQAAETQEDIHDIRDEMIDRFGDYPNEVENLFHVTSLKAHAKKQRVESISEKKQKLELLVEEDASQSIDGAKLFEYANKYGRMVQLGTDNRKLKVVFQWDKKSYLNRYDITEEFIAELQNMRREEALSN